One Psychrosphaera aestuarii DNA window includes the following coding sequences:
- a CDS encoding EscU/YscU/HrcU family type III secretion system export apparatus switch protein, whose translation MENELGALSLLYDGKNAPNVAIKGYHHLAEQIIANAKQNDLLVHQDPELFKRLEHLQAGQSIPPNLYVVIAELIAFSYVLRGKFPESWK comes from the coding sequence ATGGAAAATGAATTAGGTGCCTTATCGTTATTATACGATGGTAAAAATGCACCGAACGTCGCAATTAAAGGCTATCATCATTTAGCCGAACAAATTATCGCAAACGCAAAACAAAACGATTTGCTCGTTCACCAAGACCCTGAACTTTTTAAACGCCTTGAACACTTACAAGCTGGCCAGTCTATTCCACCTAATCTTTATGTGGTCATCGCCGAATTGATCGCCTTTAGTTACGTCTTACGCGGTAAGTTTCCAGAAAGTTGGAAATAA